ATCACCGAAATATCACCTTTGTACCAGACACGTTCGAAGTCTTCGTGGTTACTCACCGGATAGGTGTATCCGCGCATGAAACCCACGGTGAAACAGGCGCTTTCTACGTCGTGTTGGGTCTTCGATTGGGGCAATAGATACTTCATATATTCCCCGCCAGGAATCGCTCGGAAAGTCTTGCCCGCAGCTCCGGACTAGGCTCTCGCTCCCAGGCCTCGTAGAGAAAAACGTCGAGCATGGACTCAAACGCCACCTCGTAGATCATCTGACGCGCCTCTTGAGAAGCTGAGCTCACTACGCCGGTGAGATACCTCTCGAAATCCGCTCGGTCGTCGTAGAGCGTACGCAGAATCATGATGCCTTCGTTCAGATGCAAGACGGGGTCGAGCTCCATCCACTCTTGGATAGCTCCCAGATTCATGGATCTAAAGCCGATGAGCACCGCCAAAATATCCACGGGAAGATCGAGCGGGAGCTGGGTCTTCGTCGCTCGATTCAAGGCGTCGATGTGCGTGGAATTGACGGGCGCGTAGTTCACTTCAAACACAACATCGGGCGCATGCAGCTCTACCGAAATCACGCTTCCAGAAATCGCGCTTCGAAACGAGCATTTCTCTATGCGCCCCGGCCGCATGGCCCAGTACTCTCGCATGGCCGAGCTCCGCTCAAGCTCAGTCCATTCGCGCGTATTTTCTGGCCATGGGTCCCAATCAAACTCCGAGCCCCAACGGTGGGTGCTCAGCGCCGGATTCGCCGCCAGATCATCGACGATTTGGTCGACGGTCATGTTCATTCGGTCGGTACGACCTATATAAAATCGAGCCTTGTTTGGGAGTTCGTTGATGTACGGTTTGGTGGGTACCCAGGCCTGAATGGCCTTGTCGATGCCGGCTTGGGTGGGCTCCACCGGAATCCACAAGATGGCCGGTATCTCTAGGATCGGCGCAAACCAGATCACGCCTGGAAACACGGGATCAAACCACCACGAGCCCAACCGATCATGAGTCGAATCAAAGACTGCGACTTCCCCGGTGAACGCCAGTGGAGTAGACCGTGAGACCCGTTCTTTGCACATCGAAAGATGGTCGTCGTAGAGCGGGATGAACTGATAGGGAGAGCCCAACGCATGGAGTGCCTCGCCGCGCTCATGTTGGCTATCTTCCTCGCTCATCCACTTAAACCAGGTGTTGTCTTGCGTCAGCTCGTACACCTGGTTGACGGCTGTTTCGCCCAGCCAGTGTCCCATGCGGCCCCCAATGCCCTAAAAGGCGAGTCGATTGGTCCAGTAGGTGTGCCCAGCCGTGGGTGCTTGCGCGGTGCGAACCATCCAGGCTTCGAGCTCTTTGTAGTAGTCGTCACTCATGGAGAAATCATGCGTGAAACACGCCGTCGTCGCATCGTAAATGGCGCGTCCAAGTTCATCGGAGGCGTCTACACCGGCGCGTGCGTTGTAGATCTCTTGAGCTTTTCGAGGCTCTTGTTTGACCAAATCTACCGCACGTCTCAACACTTTAACGAGCGACCTGTACGACTCTTCGTCGGACTCCAAAAGTTGGCTCGACGTGATGAGGATCAGTTGGCAGAAGTCTGGCACGCCCCAATCTTTGAGCGCGAAGAAGTCAGCCGCAAATCCGCGATGACGCGCCTCGATCACTTCAAAGTTGTAGAATACCAGCGTGGCAGCGTCAGCCTTGTCTTCGGCCAACGCATTGGTGTGATAAAAGCTGTTGTTCACCGGAACGATGACCTCGCCAGACACGCTACCGCCGTCGGCCTCGATCATGGTCTGAGCTATTGCCCTACCACCGGGGCCCGGCGCTCCTGGGTATTGAAGTCTCTTGCCGAGCAAATCCCTCGGCCGTTCAATTCCCTTACCCTTGAAGTACATCACGCCCCCGTTGGTATGAAGGAAGCGCGCAAACCCAACTTGGTCTTGGCCTTCGGCCACATCGTGAACCAGATGCAGAGGCTCGGTAATCGCAGCCTCGATCTCACCTCGAGCCATCATCTCTGCGGCATCCAAGTGTTCGTGTGGCTCGATCAGTTCAAGGTCGAGTCCAACCTCTTTGAACCAACCGAGTTCTTGACCCACCAAAAATGGGACGTGGTCTGGATTTAGGAACCATTCAAGAGCAAGTCGAAACGGTTTCATGCCTTCTCCTCAACAAGGGACTTCAACTTCGACAGTCCCTGCTCATAATCCTTTCCAATCCATCCGTCCATCATGAGCCCCATCCATCGGCCAATCGGTGAATTGCCCATATCCACTTTTAATCCCCAGAGCACCTTCGACCCACCCTCTACATGAGTGATTTCGAACCAAGCGACCGCATCCGATTGCCCCTCAAACTGAAGATTGGTCTCCACAAATTCGGGGGGACGAACCTCGGTGATTGTCTGTTTTCCGTTGCCCACATCGGGCTTATCACTTTTCCAGGTCATCGATGCGCCAGGCTGGCCGGGCGCACCCTCAAAGACATATTTTGCAGCCGGGTCACGATCGGCCCAGGGCGACCACTTTTGCGAGAGTTCGAATTGCGCCACATGCGGATACACCGCTTCGGGTGGCGCGGTGATCTGAATCTCTCGTGTGACTTCAACTTCACGTGGTTGCGTATAGGCTAAAGCCGCAACCAGAATCACAACCGCAACAATCGCACCTAGAATTTTCTTAACCATTGATCCATCTCCCTTTTTTTGGCTTTCACCGTCATTCTTCAAACGTACACTGAAATAGATTGCCGTCTGCAGGGGAAAGGCCAAACCCAAACTCGGGCCCACTCGTAAATGTGATTACGCCCGGCAGAGGTAGCGAATCACTCTCATCTCGGCATTGCAACAAGTCTGTGACTTCGCCCTCATAGCGCCAAACTTCGCCGTTTTCGCAGGTCACCGTGTAGTCAGAATCGGTAAACTCCGCGCGAACGGTTCCAAAGCGCGTATCGAGTTGAAACGCGTTTTCGGTGTCTTGAACGCGGGCACATACATCCCCCGTGATGATCTCAAAATCCCAGTCTTCTTTGTCGATGATCGTATCGGCGACTAGACTCTGGCTGAACGCTATTTCCACGCTGCCCACCACGCAAAGATCTGTCTGGGCCATAGTGCCTTTGGTGACGCCTTCCATACACGCGTAGACCTCGCGCACGGCACGCTGCCAACAGAAATTGGGGTCAGCCAATACCTCGCAGCTCAGCTCGCACACTGCTTGGCCGCATTCCAAAAGGGGGGCGATGTTATTCAGACCGGTTCCCGTATCGGGTGTTCCCAGATCACCTTCGGGCTCAACGTAGGGCGTAGACGACTTTTTTTCGTCGCTACCGCACGAAGAAGCAATCGCCCCGGCAACGAGGAGTAGTGCGAATGTACTGACTTTATGAAGGCGCATTTTGGTCCGTGATATTGGGTTTCTTGGTCACTCGCCCTAATAGTGCGTGACTCGTCAAACATCTGGCGCTATACTCCCATTTAGCTCGATAAATCAATGCTTTCGGAGAGGACCGTGACAAAAGGCCGAATCTTTGTTGCCCTGCTCTTTGCGGCGTTCACTGGCTGTGACGGTGAACTCGCGATCAATGCAGATGGACCAAGTATAACTCCCCCAGGGACCCAAAACCCGGGTCAGAACAACAACACGCCCGGGTCCAACAACCCAAATCTGGGGAGCGAACTCACGGAATCACACCTGCGACGACTGACCCCCGTCCAGTTCGAAAACACGGTCCGACACGCGCTTGGTGATGTCTTTGAAGCCGAAGATCTTCCTAGCTTTGGAGACGATATTCCGACGATCGGACTCAACAATAATCCGTCTATCTTGCGCATCAACACCGTCAATATCGACAGTCTTTATGCCTCGATGCAACGCCTGGCCCAGGCTGCCGTTCAAGGCACGCCGGTGGTCAGCGAATGTGTGGAAGCTTCGAATGATACCTGTTTTGCCGAGGTCGTAGACGAAATCGGCCCCAAGCTATGGCGCCGGCCGCTTCAATCCGAAGAACGCGACGACCTCTTGAATACGCGGGCGGAGCTGGCAAATGTGGCTAGCCGAGCCGAACAAGCTGAGTTCCTCATTCACGCGCTACTCGCCTCACCAAATACCCTCTTTCGCACAGAGCTAGGTGAGGTGGATGGAGAGGCGCGAGTGCTGACGCAATTCGAGCTCGCGAGCGCGCTCTCTTACACGTTGTGGAACGCCCCGCCCGACCAGGAACTTTGGGAACTTGCGGCCAACAACCAACTCGGTGATTCCGAGATTTTACGCGCTCAAACGACTCGCATGCTCGAGGACCCAAGGGTCGCAGACGCGCTCGCTGAGTTCTTCGTGGACTATCTCAAGCTCGAAGCGATTTTCACCAAGACTAAAGAGGCCTCGCTCGGCCTAACCCCCGAAGCCAGAGAAGCGCTGGTTGAAGGCGTAAGACGCGACCTTAGACAAATTTTCTCTCAGCCAAACGCGACGCTGCTCGACCCCTTCTCGGTCAACAATTTCCACGTCAACGAGTACGGCGCTACCTTCTTTGGAGTACCTGTAACGCAGGGCGGAGAATACGAAGTCGTGGCCATGGATCCCTCCGAAAGACGAGGAATTCTCTCACACCCCGCATTCCTGAGCGTTCACTCAGGCGAAGGGGATACGGGCATTGTCAAACGTGGTGTGTTCACGCTTGAGCAACTGCTCTGCATTCACCTCGGAGCGCCGCCCGCAGACATCTCAGAGTCCGAAGACGTACCCGAAGACTTCGACGACGCGACCGCCACATCACGCGAGGTGCTGACGGTCAGGCACAGCTCTCAACCCGAGTGCGTCTCATGTCACCGAATCATCGACCCAGCCGGCTTCGGCTATGAAAACTGGGACGGTGTCGGTCGCTACCGCGAAGTCGAGAAGGGCAACGTCGTCATCGACGCAAGCGGAGAGCTCGCCATGGGCCAAGAGGTCCTCACGTATACCAATAGCGTCACATTCCTTGAGAGCTTGACGGGCTCCGAGGCGCTCCGGTCCTGTATCGCTGACAACTTCTTCACCTACGCACTGGGTGACGCACCAAAACTCTCCGAGCGAGAAGCGCTCTACCAAGCCTTTGCAGAAGCTGACGGAGATATCCATGCGGTGCTCGAAGCACTTGTCCTTAGCCCTAGCTTTAGCGCGCGCAAACTGGAGGAAGCACAATGAGTATTTCAAGACGAACATTCCTCAAAGGTGTGGGCGCGAGCGGCCTTGCAGCAAGTCTTTTCGGGTCAAAAGTAGCCATGGGACAAACGGCCGAAGCACCACTACGAGTGCTCCTTGTTGGCCTTCAGCACGGTTGGGGGCGCGACTTCGACTTCGGGCGAGAATTCACAGGCTCTGAGTTCGACTTCACGATCCCGCAGCCCCTTCAAGGCCTAGAGGCCATCAAAGACCAATGTGTTTTCATCGATGGAGCTCGCGGAACACTCTGGGGTAATGCCCACGATGTCTCGTATTCCGACATGTTCACGGCCTCGGTGTGTTGGGACGAGCACGGCTCTGACCAACTTGGTGCGCATTTCCCTGAGCCCATGGGACCGTCACTCGACCACGTCATCGCTCAACACCACTCAGCCCAGGTGCTGCGCGTAAGCGCAAACTATCGCTCTTGGGGCCGCCAAACGCATCCTCTTTGCTTCGACGATAACGCGCGGGTTCTGGACCAGTTTTTCAGACCTCAAGACGCGTATGACGCCATCATTGGACCTATTCGCGAAGCCGCGGCACCGCCACAACCCGGGCGAGCCGCACTTCGTGAAAAGCTCTTTGAACACATGCAACGCGACACAGATCGCATGATGGCTCAGGTCTCAGGCACCGAGCGCGCAAAAATTGAGTCGTACCGCCAGGCATTCACGGACCTTGGCCAACGACTTATGCAGCGCACGACGGTCGAACTCACCGAAGACCAGATTCCCGAGCGTCCAGAGCAGAGCCCGGCCTTCAGCATGATGGTTGACCACTATCTGGATATGATTCGCCTCGTATTCCAAGCCGATACCCACAGAGTTGCGGTGCTCGGCCTGGGCGAAGGCGTGGACGGATGGCAGTGGCGAGACGCGAACGGAAATATCCAAAGCGGCAACCCATGGAGCACTGATTTCCATCATAACGTGGCGCATCACGGCACAGGCCACGAAGATCAGGAACGCGCGCGACTCGCCTACGAAGGCTGGGTCGAGTGGTACGTCGAGAAGATCGTCGGCTTTGCGCAGATGCTCGATCTCACGCCAGATGTGGATGGCGGAACACTTCTAGACAACACGATCATCGTCCTTACCGGTGAGGTAGGTACGGGGCAGCACGACACGCGCAACAAGATCCACGTGCTCATCGGAGGTGGAGACCGCCTCGCCCGTGGCCGATGGGTTAACGCGCCGCTGGTGGACCCGAGAAACCGCAGTGGCGTCTTCATCGGTGGCCAAACGCGGACCGGCAACGACGTGGAATCGGGCCTAAACTACGGCCGCCACCTGAGCATCTGGCACACCGCCGACGTGCTCGCCGAGGTCGGCAGACTCGCCGGCGTTCCTCTGGACGACGGGTTTGGGCTCCCGGCCAACAATCGGGCACCGATGCCGCTCACCTTGCGAACATGACTCTAACGAACTGGTTATGAACTTCACTTCCGGCTAGAGTAGTTGAGTGATGTCGCCAGGTTTGAATTCATGACAGAAGAACCACCACCAACCGATAATCCTTCCGCCGTAGACGCCGCAGGTGTTGACCTGACGTTAATCGCTTGGTTCCAAACTCTGACTCCAACCGAGCGCCTCAAGACTCTCCAAAACTACCTTGAGTCAATAGAAAAGCTTCGACGTGCCAATGAGAACCGCTGACTTTTTAGGCATACTCGAAGTATTGGCGGATCGAGATGTCGACTTCATCGTTGTGGGGGCGTTATCAGCCGTGATTCAGGGTGCACCTGTGACCACGTTTGACTTAGATATCGTACACTCTCGCACTCCTGATAATCTTGACCGTTTGCTCGGCGCACTGGAGTCGTTGAACGCCTACTACCGTGGACATGGTGAACGACGACAGGTGCCCAGTATCAGCCACCTCGCCTCAGAAGGACACCAACTGCTGAGTACCGACTTGGGCCCGCTGGATGTCCTTGGAACCATTGAAGGTGGCCTTGACTATCAAGACCTTCTGCCGTTTAGCAAGAATCTCAATCTCGACGGGAGGACATTCACAGTCCTCAAAATCTCCAAGTACTTAGCCTTCAAAGAAGACTCTCAACTGGAAAAGGATCGAGCACGGCTACCCATCCTCAGAGCCTGCGTCGCTCAGAATCCCGAGGAATAACAATTTCGACGAAAGCAGTGAATGGAGTGTGTTAGCCGCAATCGAAAATGAAAATCATTATCATTTTCATTTACAATCCGAGAGAAGGGAGTTAGAGAGAGCCTGTCTTGAGAGCAGGAGTGCTCATGAAACGAGCTCCAATCCTAGTATTTTTCATCTTGACGGTGCTGGCGCCATCAGCCCAAGCACAGGAAAAAGAAAAAGCGCAAGTAGTTGAGGACCCCGAACTAGAATTCTCAGGCTATGGAGAACTTAGTTTTGGATGGTTAAACTACGGCGAAGACCAAACTCGGGAGGGCGGTGCTTGGAGGGATTCTCGACTCGTTTTTGATTCCACTCGCTTCGTTCTCAAAGCCGAGATGGAGTTGCCCGCAGATTTCGAGTTTGAAGCGGAGATCGAGTTTGAGCATGGCGGCACCGGATCGGCACTTGAATTGGAGTACGAAGAGTTTGGCGAGTACGAGCAAGAGATCGAAAAAGGTGGCGAAGTTATCCTGGAAGAATTCTATCTGAGCCGGACTTTCTCAGATTTGGTCCGTGTCCGCGTTGGTAGGTTCTATACCGCCGTCGGTCTACTATCCTACCACTATCGGCCGGGTGACCTCATAGCATCGGGGCGACCCGAGTCCGAAACCACCATTCTACCTGCGGTTTGGGATGAGATGGGTGCCGATGTTCGGCTCAAGTGGAACTGGCTGGAAGCCACCGCTCAAGTCATCAACGGACTTGACTCCACGGGTTTTAGTTCGCAGGGTTGGGTCAGTACCGGCCACCAGACTAGGTTTGAGTTCATCCGCGCTCGCGGCCTTGCCGGTGTGCTACGCCTCGACTTCGTGCCAATTGATGGTCTCAAGGCGGGCGTATCCGCCTACTACGGAGACACGGCCAAGAACCGCCCTAAACCTGACCTTGCCAAAGATTGCAACGACCCAGAGGAAGCTCGAGTCGCCCCATGTGGCTACGTGTCGGCTGGCCTCTTGATCCTTGACGCGCACTTCAGTCTTGAGCTCGGCCCCGCCCGCGCAAAGGGGCTCCTACTCTGGGGAAATCTTGAAAATGCGGATGTAATCTCGGCCCGTAATCGAAATCTAAGCAACTTCCTTAACGTACTTCGCTCCGAAGTCGCGGAACAGGCGATCCTTGCGTGGGGCGAGCTAGGGGTTGACCTCTTGCATGGGTTCGACACCAAGTGGCGATTAGAGCCGCATCTCAGATTCGAATATTACGACACCATGTTTCGGGTGGCCGAAGGGGTGTTTGACCCACCTAGGTTCGAGCGCTACGTCGCCAGTGCTGGTGTCGGAGCAGACTACGACAACTCGGTCATGGCTCGCCTGACCACACGATATCGCTGGTTTGGCGACTCAAGCTTAAGGGACCAGACCGAGGTATTTCTTACAACAGGCTTTCACTACTAATTTTGAAGGAGAACACAGTGAAACATCTACTATTAGGATTTGGAATTTCTTTGGTCGCGATCTCTTGCTCGGAGGATGATTCAGGCGTTGTCGACAACTCCTTCGACGATCCCACCATCGTTCAAGGATATGCGGAAAACGTCATCGTTCCTAAGTACGAAATGCTCGACAGCAATGCTGCAGCCCTTGTTTCAGCCGTCGAAGCACTTGTGGCTGACCCAACCGATACCAATCTGAGCGCTGCCCAGGACGCTTGGCGGGCAACCCGCACACCGTGGGAGCAGAGCGAATCTTCGCTCTTTGGCCCCGTAGATTCTAACGGATATGACCCCGCACTCGATTCGTGGCCGGTCAACCTCACGGATATCAACGGCGTGCTTGCAAGCAACCAAGAGCTCAATCAGACCTTCTTTGATTCACTCTCACCAGAGAGCAAGGGATTCCACACCATTGAATTCTTCCTATTCGGTGAGAATGGTGATGCCGATGCGGAGTTTACCGAACGCGAAGCTCAATACCTGAGTGCCGCTACGGCTGACCTAAAAGTCAACACCTCCGCATTGCTCGGCAGTTGGACCGAAGGCGATTCAGCCTACAAGACCGTGTTCACAAGCGCAGGAGAAGAAGGCAACACGGTATATCCATCGAGGGCCGCCGCTGCTCAGGAGATTGCCTCAGGAATCGTGGTGATTCTTGACGAAGTCGCAAATGGAAAGATCGCAGACCCGTTTGACGAGCGTGATGTGACCCTCGTTGAAAGCCCTTTTAGCGCAAATTCTTTAGCTGACTTCAGAAACAACATCGCTGGTGCGAAAGAGGCCTATCTTGGCGACTTTTCGACGGGCTCAAAATCCGGTGTAGGACTAGCTGACTGGGTTCAAGAGCAAGATGCCGAACTAAACACCAGAGTGTTGGCGGAGTTCGACGCAGCAATTGCAGCGATTGATGCGATCCCCGCCCCCTTCAAAGACGCCATCTTGAATGACAATGGTCGTGCAAAAATCCAGGAGGCAGTAGATGCCATCAACACCGTTCGTGTCAGTTTTGAAAGCGATATCAATCCGCTCATTTCTGGTAACTAGTCTCGTAGGTATCACCGCCTGCTCAGGGGAGGACTTTCGAATAGAGCTTCCTCCTGCCGGTGGTGACACGACAATTTGGGAGCCCACCTCGTACGCATTCATGATGCCCGCGCCGGGTCTGAGTGAAGACGAAGACCTT
This Microvenator marinus DNA region includes the following protein-coding sequences:
- a CDS encoding ABC transporter substrate-binding protein translates to MKPFRLALEWFLNPDHVPFLVGQELGWFKEVGLDLELIEPHEHLDAAEMMARGEIEAAITEPLHLVHDVAEGQDQVGFARFLHTNGGVMYFKGKGIERPRDLLGKRLQYPGAPGPGGRAIAQTMIEADGGSVSGEVIVPVNNSFYHTNALAEDKADAATLVFYNFEVIEARHRGFAADFFALKDWGVPDFCQLILITSSQLLESDEESYRSLVKVLRRAVDLVKQEPRKAQEIYNARAGVDASDELGRAIYDATTACFTHDFSMSDDYYKELEAWMVRTAQAPTAGHTYWTNRLAF
- a CDS encoding SRPBCC family protein — encoded protein: MVKKILGAIVAVVILVAALAYTQPREVEVTREIQITAPPEAVYPHVAQFELSQKWSPWADRDPAAKYVFEGAPGQPGASMTWKSDKPDVGNGKQTITEVRPPEFVETNLQFEGQSDAVAWFEITHVEGGSKVLWGLKVDMGNSPIGRWMGLMMDGWIGKDYEQGLSKLKSLVEEKA
- a CDS encoding DUF1588 domain-containing protein: MTKGRIFVALLFAAFTGCDGELAINADGPSITPPGTQNPGQNNNTPGSNNPNLGSELTESHLRRLTPVQFENTVRHALGDVFEAEDLPSFGDDIPTIGLNNNPSILRINTVNIDSLYASMQRLAQAAVQGTPVVSECVEASNDTCFAEVVDEIGPKLWRRPLQSEERDDLLNTRAELANVASRAEQAEFLIHALLASPNTLFRTELGEVDGEARVLTQFELASALSYTLWNAPPDQELWELAANNQLGDSEILRAQTTRMLEDPRVADALAEFFVDYLKLEAIFTKTKEASLGLTPEAREALVEGVRRDLRQIFSQPNATLLDPFSVNNFHVNEYGATFFGVPVTQGGEYEVVAMDPSERRGILSHPAFLSVHSGEGDTGIVKRGVFTLEQLLCIHLGAPPADISESEDVPEDFDDATATSREVLTVRHSSQPECVSCHRIIDPAGFGYENWDGVGRYREVEKGNVVIDASGELAMGQEVLTYTNSVTFLESLTGSEALRSCIADNFFTYALGDAPKLSEREALYQAFAEADGDIHAVLEALVLSPSFSARKLEEAQ
- a CDS encoding DUF1552 domain-containing protein, with product MSISRRTFLKGVGASGLAASLFGSKVAMGQTAEAPLRVLLVGLQHGWGRDFDFGREFTGSEFDFTIPQPLQGLEAIKDQCVFIDGARGTLWGNAHDVSYSDMFTASVCWDEHGSDQLGAHFPEPMGPSLDHVIAQHHSAQVLRVSANYRSWGRQTHPLCFDDNARVLDQFFRPQDAYDAIIGPIREAAAPPQPGRAALREKLFEHMQRDTDRMMAQVSGTERAKIESYRQAFTDLGQRLMQRTTVELTEDQIPERPEQSPAFSMMVDHYLDMIRLVFQADTHRVAVLGLGEGVDGWQWRDANGNIQSGNPWSTDFHHNVAHHGTGHEDQERARLAYEGWVEWYVEKIVGFAQMLDLTPDVDGGTLLDNTIIVLTGEVGTGQHDTRNKIHVLIGGGDRLARGRWVNAPLVDPRNRSGVFIGGQTRTGNDVESGLNYGRHLSIWHTADVLAEVGRLAGVPLDDGFGLPANNRAPMPLTLRT
- a CDS encoding porin — translated: MKRAPILVFFILTVLAPSAQAQEKEKAQVVEDPELEFSGYGELSFGWLNYGEDQTREGGAWRDSRLVFDSTRFVLKAEMELPADFEFEAEIEFEHGGTGSALELEYEEFGEYEQEIEKGGEVILEEFYLSRTFSDLVRVRVGRFYTAVGLLSYHYRPGDLIASGRPESETTILPAVWDEMGADVRLKWNWLEATAQVINGLDSTGFSSQGWVSTGHQTRFEFIRARGLAGVLRLDFVPIDGLKAGVSAYYGDTAKNRPKPDLAKDCNDPEEARVAPCGYVSAGLLILDAHFSLELGPARAKGLLLWGNLENADVISARNRNLSNFLNVLRSEVAEQAILAWGELGVDLLHGFDTKWRLEPHLRFEYYDTMFRVAEGVFDPPRFERYVASAGVGADYDNSVMARLTTRYRWFGDSSLRDQTEVFLTTGFHY
- a CDS encoding imelysin family protein; its protein translation is MKHLLLGFGISLVAISCSEDDSGVVDNSFDDPTIVQGYAENVIVPKYEMLDSNAAALVSAVEALVADPTDTNLSAAQDAWRATRTPWEQSESSLFGPVDSNGYDPALDSWPVNLTDINGVLASNQELNQTFFDSLSPESKGFHTIEFFLFGENGDADAEFTEREAQYLSAATADLKVNTSALLGSWTEGDSAYKTVFTSAGEEGNTVYPSRAAAAQEIASGIVVILDEVANGKIADPFDERDVTLVESPFSANSLADFRNNIAGAKEAYLGDFSTGSKSGVGLADWVQEQDAELNTRVLAEFDAAIAAIDAIPAPFKDAILNDNGRAKIQEAVDAINTVRVSFESDINPLISGN